In one window of Microtus pennsylvanicus isolate mMicPen1 chromosome 2, mMicPen1.hap1, whole genome shotgun sequence DNA:
- the LOC142845059 gene encoding olfactory receptor 4F3/4F16/4F29-like translates to MYQSNSSVVSEFVFLGLTNSWSIQLLLFVFSSMFYVASMTGNSLIVFAVASDPHLHSPMYFLLANLSFIDLGVSSVVSPKMIYDLFRKHRVISFRGCVTQIFFIHVIGGVEMVLLIAMAFDRYVAICKPLHYLTIMSPRMCILFLVAAWVVGLIHSLVQLAFVVDLPFCGPNVLDSFYCDLPRFIKLACIDTYQLEFMVTANSGFISVGSFIILIISYIVIIITVQKHSSRSSSKALSTLSAHISVVVLFFGPLIFFYNWPSPSIHLDKFLAIFDAVVTPFLNPVIYTFRNQEMKVAMRRVRRQLLSYRKTS, encoded by the exons atgtatcAATCTAACTCT TCCGTGGTATCAGAGTTTGTGTTTCTGGGACTCACCAATTCTTGGAGTATTCAACTATTGCTCTTTGTGTTCTCCTCCATGTTTTATGTAGCAAGCATGACAGGAAACTCCCTCATCGTGTTCGCTGTGGCTTCTGACCCTCACCTACACTCTCCCATGTACTTCCTGTTGGCTAACCTCTCCTTCATCGACTtgggtgtttcttctgttgtgtccCCCAAGATGATTTATGACTTATTCAGAAAACACAGAGTCATCTCCTTTAGAGGCTGTGTCACTCAAATCTTCTTCATTCATGTCATTGGTGGTGTGGAGATGGTGCTGCTcatagccatggcttttgacagatatgtggccatatgtAAGCCTCTCCATTACTTGACCATTATGAGCCCGAGGATGTGCATCTTGTTTTTAGTGGCTGCCTGGGTGGTTGGCCTTATTCACTCTCTGGTTCAACTAGCTTTTGTAGTAGACTTACCTTTCTGTGGGCCAAATGTGTTGGACAGCTTCTACTGTGACCTTCCTCGATTTATCAAACTTGCCTGCATAGACACTTACCAACTGGAATTCATGGTCACAGCCAACAGTGGATTCATCTCTGTGGGCTCCTTCATCATACTGATCATTTCCTATATTGTCATCATAATCACTGTACAAAAACACTCGTCAAGGTCTTCTTCTAAGGCTCTGTCCACACTTTCAGCTCATATCTCTGTGGTTGTCTTATTCTTTGGTCCTTTGATATTCTTCTATAACTGGCCTTCTCCTTCAATACACCTGGACAAATTTCTGGCAATTTTTGATGCAGTTGTTACTCCTTTTCTGAATCCTGTGATATACACATTCAGAAATCAGGAAATGAAGGTAGCAATGAGGAGAGTACGCAGACAGCTACTTAGTTATAGGAAAACTTCTTAA